A DNA window from Gemmatimonas sp. contains the following coding sequences:
- the hemB gene encoding porphobilinogen synthase, which produces MTRPNPVRLRRLRRTEAIRRAVRETRLDPAQFIWPLFVRSGEGLRQPIGSMPGVYQTSVDELLNDAQKAVDAKIGGILLFGIPDTKDAIGSSAWDPHGPVVKAVRAVKQAFPQLLVITDVCMCEYTDHGHCGVLTGDGDVDNDATLLLLAKEAIAHAEAGADMVAPSDMMDHRIGHLREALDDEGYSHVPIMSYAAKYASAFYGPFREAAESTPTFGDRRSYQMDPANAREALREVRQDVEEGADILMVKPAGAYLDIIAAVKRDTGLPLCAYQVSGEYSMIKAAAERGWIDGERAMMESLVAIARAGADLIITYFAIDAAAVLARR; this is translated from the coding sequence ATGACGCGTCCCAACCCGGTACGCCTGCGGCGGCTGCGTCGCACCGAAGCCATTCGACGCGCGGTGCGCGAGACGCGACTCGATCCGGCGCAGTTCATCTGGCCGCTCTTCGTGCGTTCCGGGGAGGGGCTGCGCCAGCCCATTGGCAGCATGCCCGGCGTATATCAGACGAGCGTAGACGAACTGCTGAACGACGCGCAGAAGGCAGTGGACGCGAAGATCGGAGGCATCCTGCTGTTCGGTATTCCCGACACGAAGGATGCCATTGGCAGCTCGGCGTGGGACCCGCACGGCCCCGTGGTGAAAGCCGTGCGCGCGGTGAAGCAGGCGTTCCCGCAGCTGCTCGTGATCACCGACGTGTGCATGTGCGAGTACACCGATCACGGACATTGCGGTGTGCTCACCGGCGATGGCGACGTGGACAACGACGCCACGCTGCTGCTGCTCGCCAAGGAGGCCATTGCGCACGCCGAGGCCGGGGCCGACATGGTCGCGCCGAGCGACATGATGGATCACCGCATCGGGCATCTGCGGGAGGCGCTCGACGATGAGGGGTACTCGCACGTGCCCATCATGAGCTATGCGGCCAAGTACGCGTCGGCCTTTTACGGGCCGTTCCGCGAGGCGGCCGAGAGCACGCCCACCTTTGGTGATCGCCGCAGCTACCAGATGGATCCGGCGAACGCCCGCGAAGCGTTGCGTGAGGTACGGCAGGATGTGGAGGAGGGCGCCGACATTCTGATGGTGAAGCCGGCCGGCGCGTATCTCGACATCATCGCGGCCGTGAAGCGTGACACCGGACTCCCGCTCTGCGCCTATCAGGTGAGCGGCGAGTACTCCATGATCAAGGCCGCGGCCGAACGCGGGTGGATCGATGGTGAACGGGCGATGATGGAATCGCTCGTGGCCATCGCGCGCGCCGGCGCCGATCTCATCATCACCTATTTCGCCATCGACGCGGCCGCCGTGCTGGCGCGGCGTTGA
- a CDS encoding inorganic diphosphatase produces MLHNPWHDIAPGYAPPEQVTAIIEIPSGSRNKYELDKETGHFKLDRVLYSAVHYPGDYGFIPRTLHEDGDPLDVLVKINEPTFPGCQINARPIGVLMMLDKGEPDDKILAVPADDPYYSDVFDIADLSPHYLKEVEHFFQIYKDLEGKRMEIMGWRKSEAAMEIVMESIARYALKYAVE; encoded by the coding sequence ATGCTGCACAATCCCTGGCACGACATTGCCCCGGGCTACGCGCCGCCGGAGCAGGTCACGGCCATTATCGAGATCCCGTCGGGTTCGCGCAACAAGTACGAGCTGGACAAGGAAACCGGGCACTTCAAGCTCGATCGCGTGCTGTATTCCGCCGTGCACTACCCCGGCGACTACGGCTTCATTCCGCGCACGCTGCACGAAGACGGCGACCCGCTCGACGTGCTGGTGAAGATCAATGAGCCCACGTTTCCGGGGTGCCAGATCAATGCGCGTCCCATCGGGGTGCTCATGATGCTCGACAAGGGTGAGCCCGACGACAAGATCCTGGCGGTCCCGGCAGACGATCCGTACTACTCGGACGTCTTCGATATTGCCGATCTGTCGCCGCACTACCTCAAGGAGGTCGAGCACTTCTTCCAGATCTACAAGGATCTCGAGGGGAAGCGCATGGAGATCATGGGGTGGCGCAAGAGCGAGGCGGCGATGGAGATCGTGATGGAGTCGATCGCGCGCTATGCGCTCAAGTACGCCGTGGAGTAG